A single genomic interval of Chitinophagaceae bacterium harbors:
- a CDS encoding 2-oxoacid:acceptor oxidoreductase subunit alpha, which yields MASKIEKKEEVVIKFAGDSGDGMQLTGNQFTNNTALFGNDVATFPDYPAEIRAPLGTLAGVSGFQLHFGSREIDTPGDSCDVLVAMNAAALKSNLKFVKNGGIVIVNTAGFDNKNLRLAHYEINPLDDETLSNHLVYKIDITKLTRESLVDFEMGTKDKDRSKNMFVLGFLFWMFNRSMDNTIGFLEAKFKKNPNIAQANIKALKAGYNFGDTTETFTTRFEVDPAKLPPGKYRGVMGGQATAYGLIAASKIAGIDLFLGSYPITPASDILHELSKHKNFNVFTFQAEDEIASICAAIGASFGGKLAVTTTSGPGMALKTEAMGLAVSLEIPLVICDVQRAGPSTGMPTKTEQSDLLMALYGRNGECPMPVISASSPSDSFEAVYEAARIALEHMTPVIFLSDGYNANGAEPWKYPSAKDLKKIEVSFAKKAEDDAPFMPYQRNEKLVRPWAIPGTKGLEHRLGGLEKQHLTGDISYDADNHEFMVKMRESKVEKIADFIPLQKTDNDVNEGKLAIVGWGSTYGAIRSAVRELNKQGEEVAHIHIRYLKPFPKNLEELLNKFDNILIPEINNGQLVKVIRDKFMINAIGFSKIKGVPFTKQEIIDKALEITAKKKESVSN from the coding sequence ATGGCATCAAAAATCGAAAAAAAAGAAGAAGTTGTAATTAAATTCGCCGGCGATAGTGGTGATGGAATGCAGCTTACCGGTAATCAATTTACCAATAATACAGCTTTGTTTGGCAATGACGTAGCCACTTTCCCGGATTATCCTGCCGAAATCAGGGCTCCTTTAGGGACTCTTGCGGGCGTTTCGGGATTTCAATTGCATTTTGGCAGCCGTGAAATAGATACACCGGGAGATTCCTGTGATGTTTTGGTTGCTATGAATGCCGCTGCCTTAAAATCAAACCTTAAGTTTGTCAAAAACGGAGGAATTGTCATTGTAAATACTGCCGGATTTGATAACAAAAACTTACGCTTAGCGCACTATGAAATAAATCCTTTGGATGATGAGACCTTGTCAAATCATTTGGTTTATAAAATAGATATTACCAAATTAACCAGAGAATCTTTAGTGGATTTTGAAATGGGCACCAAAGACAAAGACCGGTCAAAAAATATGTTTGTACTCGGTTTTCTTTTCTGGATGTTCAATCGCTCAATGGACAATACGATTGGCTTTTTAGAAGCTAAATTCAAAAAAAATCCCAACATTGCACAGGCAAATATAAAAGCATTAAAAGCCGGCTATAACTTTGGGGACACTACCGAAACTTTCACAACCCGTTTTGAAGTAGATCCCGCAAAATTACCTCCCGGCAAATACAGAGGGGTAATGGGTGGACAAGCAACTGCCTATGGCCTAATCGCTGCCTCAAAAATTGCCGGTATAGATTTATTTTTAGGCTCATACCCTATCACTCCGGCTTCTGATATTTTACATGAACTTTCCAAACATAAAAACTTCAATGTTTTCACTTTTCAGGCAGAAGATGAAATTGCCAGTATTTGTGCAGCCATTGGAGCTTCTTTTGGTGGAAAATTGGCTGTAACAACAACCTCCGGACCGGGAATGGCTTTAAAAACTGAAGCTATGGGGCTGGCTGTTTCTTTAGAAATACCTTTAGTAATTTGTGATGTACAAAGAGCAGGACCTTCAACCGGTATGCCAACCAAAACGGAACAATCCGACTTATTAATGGCTTTGTATGGCCGAAACGGAGAGTGCCCAATGCCGGTAATATCTGCCAGCTCACCTTCAGATAGTTTTGAAGCTGTTTATGAAGCAGCCCGTATTGCATTGGAACACATGACGCCGGTTATTTTTTTAAGTGACGGTTATAATGCCAATGGTGCAGAGCCGTGGAAATATCCTTCCGCCAAAGATTTAAAAAAGATTGAAGTTTCTTTTGCAAAAAAAGCGGAAGATGATGCTCCTTTCATGCCTTATCAACGAAATGAAAAATTGGTGAGGCCCTGGGCAATCCCGGGGACAAAAGGACTTGAGCACCGACTGGGTGGCTTAGAAAAGCAACATTTAACAGGTGACATTTCTTATGATGCCGATAACCATGAATTCATGGTGAAAATGAGAGAAAGCAAAGTTGAAAAAATTGCTGATTTCATCCCTTTACAAAAAACCGATAATGATGTTAATGAAGGAAAATTAGCTATCGTTGGCTGGGGCTCTACTTATGGCGCTATTCGCTCTGCGGTCAGGGAATTGAATAAACAAGGTGAAGAAGTTGCTCACATACACATTCGCTATTTGAAGCCTTTTCCAAAAAATCTGGAAGAACTTTTAAATAAGTTTGATAACATTTTAATTCCTGAAATCAATAATGGTCAGTTAGTAAAAGTTATAAGAGATAAGTTTATGATAAATGCGATTGGCTTTAGTAAAATTAAAGGAGTTCCTTTTACCAAACAGGAAATAATAGATAAGGCTTTAGAAATCACTGCTAAAAAGAAAGAATCGGTTTCAAACTAA